The Gemmatimonadota bacterium DNA window CCGCACCCCCCCCCCGGGGCGCCCCCGGCCCCCGCGCCCCGGCCCCGGGGGGCGCCGGCGCCGGCGGGCGGGGGCCCCCGGGGCGCCGCCCCGCGGGGCCCCGGCCCCCCCCGGCGGCGGCTTGCGGGGGCGGCCGCGCCGGCCCCCCGGGGGGGGGGGGGGGGGGGGGGGCCCCCCCCCCCCCCCCGGGGGGGGGGGGGGGGGGGGGGGGGGGGCGGCCCGGGGGGCGGGGGGGGGGGGGCCCCGGGGGCGGGGGGCCCCCGGGGGGGGGGCCGGGGGGGGGGGGGCCGGGGCGGGGGCGGGGGGCCCGGGGGGCCCCGCGGGCCCCCCCCCCGCGGGGCCCGGGGGCGCCCCGGGGGCGCCGGGCGGGGGGGGGGGGGGCCCGGGCGGGGGGGGGGGGGGGGTTCCCCCCCGGAAGCCGGGCGCGGCCCCCCGGGCGGGGCCGGGGCCCGCCCCCCCCCGCCCGCGCCGGCGGGGGCGGGGGGGGCGCGGGGGGGGCCGGGGGGGGGCCGGGCGCCCCCCCGGGGGGGGGCCGGGGGCCCGGCGGCGGGGGGGGGGGGCGGGGCGGGGGGGGGGGGGGGGGGGGGGGGCCCCCGGGGGGGGGGGGGGCCGGGGGGCGCCCCCCCCGGGGGGGGCGGGGGGGGAAAACGGGGGGGGCCGGGGGGGGGGGGGGCCGGCGGGGGCCCCCGGGGGGGCCCCGGGGGGGGGGGGGGGGGGGGGGGGGGCCCGCGGGGGGGGGCCCGGGGGGGCCCCGGGGGGGGGGGCCCCCCGGGGGCGCCCGGGGCGGGGGGGGGGGGGCGGGGGGGGGGGGGGGGGGGCCCCGGGGGGGCCCCGGGGGGCCCCGGGCGGGGGTGACGCGGCGTCGGGAGATCGTCTGTCGGCATAGCATCAACGTCTCCCGCGCAGGGTGCGTATCGCCTTGATACGTCCGATCGGCGGGGGGTGACTTCCGCGGTTCCGGACGGCATAGTTCGCCGGTTCCCTGCCGCCTGTCCCCAATCCGGAGTTCCCCCTGATGTCGCACGCTTTCGTGCCGCGCTTCGTCCCCGCGCTCCGCGCCGCCGTCGCGCTGGCCCTTGTTGCACCGGCTGCCCCGCTCCTCGCCCAGGAAAAGGTGGACGTCGCCACGATCGAGAAGATCAAGTCCGAGGCGATGGACCGCTCGCAGGTCATGGACATCATGAGCTGGCTGACCGACGTCTACGGGCCGCGCCTCGCCTGGTCGCCGAACCTCACCAAGGCCGGCAACTGGGCCGCCACCACGATGAAGAGCTGGGGCCTCAGCAACGTCGCCCTCGAGCCGTGGAGCACCCCGGCGGGCCTGGGTTGGGAAAATCAGCGCTTCACCTTCGTCGCCACGGCGCCGAACTTCTTCCAGGTGCTCTCCGCGCCGCGGGCCTGGTCGGCGGGCACCAAGGGGAAGGTGGCCGGCGGCGTCGTGATCGTCCCGCGTAACGACTCGATGACTCTTGACTCGTTCAAGGCGAAGTACGCCGGGAAGATCAAGGGGAAGTTCATGCTGCTGACCCAGCCGAACGGGCTCCCGTCGCAGAAGTTCACCCCTGATGCGACGCGGCTCACCGATGATCAGCTGGCGCAGATGGCCGCCATGGCCCCGCCGACGCCCGGTGGCGGACGGGGTGGTGCGCCCGGCGGTGGTCGCGGCGGCTTCGGCGCCGGCGGCGTGCGTCCCTTCAATGTGACCACCGACTCCTCCGCCCTCCGCTTCATGGAGCAGCAGGGCGTGGCGGCGGTGTTGATGCTCGCGCGCGGAAGCGACGGCACGATCTTCACCGACAATGGCGCGTCGCGGAACCTGAAGGCGCCGCAGGTGCCGATGGTGCACGTCAGCTACGAGTCGTACGGTCGGATCTGGCGCATGGCCGAGAAGAACGTGCCGGTCCAGCTTGAGCTCGACATGCAGAATCGCTTCATCCCGGCGGACTCGACGTCGTTCAACGTCATCGCCGAGATTCCGGGTACCGACCCGGCGCTCAAGGATGAAGTCGTGATGATCGGGGGCCACTTCGATTCCTGGCACGCGGGGACCGGTGCCACCGACAACGGCGCCGGCTCGGCGACGATGATGGAGGCGATGCGGATCCTCAAGGCGCTCGACCTGAAGCCGCGCCGCACCATCCGGATCGGGCTGTGGACGGCCGAGGAAGAGGGGCTGATGGGGTCGCGCGCCTACGTCGCGAAGCACTATGGCACCCGCGACTCGACTGGTCTCCATGTCACGCCGGAGCAGGCCAAGTTCGCGGCCTACTTCAACCTCGACAACGGCAGCGGCAAGATCCGCGGCGTCTACCAGCAGCTCAACACCGCCGTCGCGCCGATCTTCCAGGCGTGGATGGCGCCGTTCAACGCTGACGGGATGAAGACGCTGACGATCTCGACCACTGGCGGCACGGACCACCTGACGTTCGATGGCGTTGGCCTGCCGGGCTTCCAGTTCATTCAGGACGGCCTCGACTACGGCACCCGGACGCACCACACCAACATGGACGTCTACGAGAAGATCCAGCCCGAGGACATGAAGTGGAACGCGGCCGTGCTCGCCGCCTTCGCGTGGCAGGCGGCGCAGCGTGACGAGAAGCTGCCACGGAAGCCCGCGCCGGCTCCCGCGGCTCGGCCCACGCCGTAGTTTCCCGCGCCCCAGCGGCTCTGGGGGGCGGTGGTGGGGGGTGGGGCGGGGGTGTCGAGACGGGGCGAGGTCGCTCCCGGTCCCGGCACCCCCGCCTCCTGCTGGTTCTGGCCCACCCTTTGCCACGTCGGGCCGCATGGCCAAGTTTCCTCCATTGCCGGAACTGATCGGGGCGCCAGCCCCCTCCTCGAGCCCCAGACCCCTCATGCGCGCATTTCCTCGCTCCATTCGGTCGCCCTTGTTCCTGGCCGCGCTGGTCCTCGCCGCGGCCTGCGGCAAGGATGCCGTGCCGCAGGATGCCCTTGATGCCACCGTCGTGCAGGTCGGGGACGCCAAGCTGACGGGCAAGGTGCTCCAGCAGTGGCTCCTCAAGTCGCCGGTGCCGCCGGTGGCCTCGACGGCCTCGGTACTCGTCGGCTCCTGGCTCGACGCGGCGCTGCTGCAGCAATCGAAGGTCACCGGGCTGTCGCTGAACGACTCCGCCCTGACCGACGCCGCGATTGGCCCCGACGCCGCTCGTGGGATGATCCTCGAGTTCTGGGCGGGTCGGGCGAACGCTCGACCGGCGCCGACCGATGCGCAGGCGGACTCGCTCGCCAAGGCCGACAACGTGCGCGTGCTCCAGCATCTGTTCCTGGCGATTCCGCGCGGCTCCGACTCGATGACGGTCGTCGGGATCGCCAATCGCGCGCGCGCGATCTTCGAGCGGGCCAAGACCGAGAACTTCAGCAAGCTGGTCCGGGAGGCCTCGGAAGATTCCGCAACCCGCGCCACCGACGGCTTTCTTCCGGCGGTCTCGCGGGAAGAGGTGCCCCCGCAGATTCGCGCCGTGGCGTGGGGATTGGCGGAGGGCGCCGTCTCGCGAATCATTCCGTCGCAGATCGGCCTTCACATTGTGCGCCGGGCGACGTTGTCGGAATCACGCCTTGGCTTGAAGCGGTGGTTGGCCCCGCGCTACAGCCGACGCGCCGACTCCACCTTCGTCGACTCGCTCGCGCGGGCGGCACAGATGGTGATCGCCGAGGATGCCCGCAATCGGGTCCGCGGGATGCTGCACGAACCGCTGCGCGTGGGCGCTGGCGGACCGCTGGTGACCTGGAAGGACGGTGCCTTGACCCCAGAGGCGGCACACGATTGGATCGTGATGATTCCCGCCCCGGAGCGGGCCACCCTTGCGGTGGCTTCGGATTCGGCGCTCACCTCCTTCCTCAGGGAGATGACGCAGCGCGAGCTGATCCTTGCCCGGGCCGGTGCCAGTCACCGGGTGGCTGCAAAGGCACGTGGGCTGCTCGCGCCACAGTACCATTCCGCCGTCGCAGACCTCCTGAACGAATTCGGGAGCATGACCGCGGGCGTGCCGGCGGCCCTGGCCCCGTCGGTGTATCTGGATTCGCTGGTGCTGGGGCGGTCGCGCTATCGGCCGCTTCCTGGAGCGCTCTCTGGGGTACTGCGCAGCAAGTTCGACGTGAGCATCGATACGGCCTCGATCAGCAAGGTGCTGAAGTCCACCCAGACGCTCTGGGCCCAGTTGCACGCCAATGACACCACCACGGCGCAATCCGGCATGCCGCAGGCACCGAGCATGACGCCGGCAGCTGGCGGCCCGCCGGTGACGGCACCGACCGTCGGGGTACCGAAGAAGCCGTGAGTATCCGCGCCGTTCCCGGCGGTGTGCAGCTCGCGCTGCACGTGCAGCCGGGGGCGCGGACCACCGCCGTGGCCGGTCGCCACGGCGAGGCGATCAAGGTGCGCCTCGCCGCGCCGCCCGTGGACGGGCGCGCGAACGAGGCGCTGCTGGTGTTTGTGGCGGAAGTCAGCGGCGTGCCTCCCCGCGCCGTGACCCTGGTGCGGGGGGCATCCTCCCGCGCGAAGGTCATCGAGGTGCAGGGGCTGACGGCGGCGCGCGCGGCGACGCTATTCCTCGGGGGGTGATCCTTCCGGCAGGCCGGCCTGCTCGGCGGTGCGTCGGGCGGCCACGGCCAGCAGTTGCCGGAGGCGGCGACGCTCGGCGGCCGGGTAGGGATGCCGTGGGGAGAGCCGGTTCCATCCTTCGGGGCCATGACCGACCCAGAGCACATCGAGGACCAGGACCAGCTCGCGGGCAATCACGCTGAGCGGGCAGACGATGGCGACGGTCCGCTCCTGCGAGAGCGTCATTTCGGCCGTGCCCGAGCGGCGGTCGGCCCAACTGTGGATCCGCAGCTGCACCAGTTCGTCCTGACGCTCGAACGTCCATTCGTGCACTCCCGGCGCATCCTCCAACACCACCGTCGCCCGTTCCGCGCCCTCGAGGAGGGTGACGGCGGCGCGGGTGAGGTCGCCGAGCGCGTCGGTGTCATCCGTGGCCTGCATCGCGACCCGCAGGTCGTCGGCTTCGAGGGCGACCACCGCACGGCCGGGGGTGGTGAGGGCAAAGCGGAGCGAAAGAGCCATGCGGGCGGTGGTCCGGAAGAGGGGGGCCTTGCCTGAGTATCGGCAGCGTGTGTGGCGGGATGGAAGCGATGCGTCGCCAGAGCGGAAGTTGCCTCGAACAGGCACGCGCGGGAAGGGGAGTGGGGCGCGTTGCCCTCCCTCCCGCCGTCACCCATATTCGAGGTGTGTCTTCATTCCCCCCGAGGAGTTGCCCCATGTCGTTTTCACTGCCCCCACTCCCGTACGACTACACGGCGCTCGAGCCGCACATCGATGAACAGACGATGCGGATTCACCATGACAAGCACCACGCCGCCTATGTCACCAATCTGAATGCCGCACTCGAGGGGCAGGATGCCCTCCTGGCGATGCCGATCGAACGCCTGATCGCCGATTTGTCGCAGGTCCCCGAGGCGAAGCGTACCGCGGTCCGCAACAACGGTGGCGGCCACGCCAACCACACCTTGTTCTGGGAGATCATGGCGCCCGGCGGGGCGACAGCGCCCACCGGCGACCTCGCGACGGCGATCGAGTCGACCTTCGGCTCCTTCTCCGGCTTCCAGGAGCAGTTCCTCAAGGCGTGCACCACCCGCTTCGGCTCCGGCTGGGCCTGGCTCTCGCGCGCGGCCGACGGCACGTTGCTCGTCGAGAGCACCGCGAATCAGGACTCGCCGCTGATGGAAGGGCGCACCCCGCTGCTCGGCTGCGATGTTTGGGAGCATGCCTATTATCTCCACTACCAGAACCGGCGTCCCGATTACGTCGCCGCGTGGTGGCATGTCGTCAACTGGACCGAGGTCGGCCGTCGCTACGCGGCGGGCCGCTGAGGCACAGGCGATGACCACCCCAGCGATCGGATCGCCAGCACCAGACTTCACGCTCCCGTCGACCTCCGGGTCCGATGTGACGCTCTCGAGTTTTCGTGGCAGCAAGCACGTGTTGCTCGCCTTCTTCCCGGCCGCATTCTCCGGCGTCTGCACGGCCGAGATGTGCGCGCTCTCTGAGGACTACGGTCGCTTCGCGTCGGCGGAGACCGTGGTGCTCCCGATCAGCGTGGACTGGATCCCGGCGCTGAAGGCCTTCAAGGCGCACGAGCAGATGACCATCGATCTCCTCTCCGACTCGAAGCGCGAGGTCTCGAGAGCCTACGGCGTCTATCTCGACGCCGCCTTCGTGTCGAAGCGCGCCTACGTGCTCATCGACAAGGCGGGGATGGTGCGGTGGGTCCATGTCGAAGCCGAGCTGGGCCACTCGCGGCCCAATGGCGAACTGCTCGAGCAGCTCGCGGCGCTCGGGTGACCGCTCCCGGCCACGTCGGCTCCTGGCGTCGGCTGGTCGGGCTCGCGGTGGTCGTCGCCCTGACGGCCTGCCAACTCGACGTGCGGCCGCCGAGCGGCTCGCGGCGCGATGACGCCGCCGCGCAGAGCGCGGTCGACGGATTCTACCGTGCGCTGGCGGCACGCGACACGGTCGCACTCGAGCGGGTGGCCTTCACGGGAGGGAGCGCATTGCTCGATGCCACGGGGCGTGACGTGACGCTGGTGCCGATGCTCGCCCTGCTCGGCGTGCCGGAGCGCCGCTCGACCGGGACGCCGCCGCGCCTGGTACACACCGAATTGCGGGTCGACGGCAACATTGCCGTGGCCCGGGTGGTCGTCACGGTGCCTGCAGCTGGCGGCGCCGGCGAGATGGAAGCGGCCGACCTGCTCACGCTCGGTCGGCGCGACGGGGCGTGGCGGGTCGCGCACACGCAATTCGGGCCATGGCGGACACGATCGGCACCCTGACCCCCGCCGCGCCCCTGCTGGCGCCGCCGCTCGCCGTCGTGGTGGGCGCCGCGCGCGTGCTCGGGGCAGCCGGCACCTCGGCCTCGCGCCTGCGGGCACTCTGCGAACATCTGCGCAACACCTTGCCGGCCGACGAAGTCCGCCTCCGCTCGGGCGAGCGTCGCGCCGGCGCGCCGCGTGAGCCGACCGCCGACCTCTTCGCGGTGGCGGTGCCGTGGCGCACCGATCGCCCGGCAGTGCTGGAGGTCCTGGGGAGCCGTCGCCCGCCGGCCGAATTGCGCCCGGTGCTCGAGGCCGTCGCGGCGTTGCTCGCCACCGTCCTGCCGGTCCTCGAAGAGGGCACCGCGGATGAGCAGGGGCTCGAGCGTCGTCTGGCACGGCTCACCATCGATTCCTTGCCGGTCGGCCTGTATGTCGTCGATCGACAGTACCGGATCGTGGTCTGGAATCGGAAGCGTGAAATCGGGACGCAGGGGCTCCGACGCGACGACGTGATCGGCCGCCCTGTCGCCGAGGTGCTCCATCGCCAGGACGCGGACACCCTGCTCGCCGAATTCGATCATGTCTTCCGGACCGGCGAGGTCTTCGAGACTGAGCAGGAAGTGACCGCCGACACGGAGCGACGGATCTTCCGCACCTCGCGCCTGCCGATGCGCCTCGAGGGAGACGGCATCAGCCACGTCATCACCATCGGGGAAGACGTCACCGAGACGCGGGCGCTCCAGCGCGCGATGCAGCAAACAGAGAAGCTCGCCGCCGTCGGCCAGCTCGCCGCGGGCGTGATGCACGAAATCAACAATCCGCTCGCCACCATCGGCGCCTGCGTTGCGGCGATCTCGTCGCGGCTGGGGGCCTCGGCCGAACCGGTGGTTCGGGAATATCTCGACATCATCGAGAGCGAGGTCGTGCGGTGCACCAACATTGTCGACGGGCTGCTCGACTTCTCCCGCGCCGGCCGCGCCGGTGGGGCGATGGAGCCGACCGATGTCCACGGGGTGCTCGAGCGCACGCTGTACCTGCTCAAGCACCATCAGCGCTTCCGACGCCTGCAGGTCACCCGCGACTTCACCGAGCCGCTGCCGCTCGTGCTGGGCAACGCCGAGCGGCTGATTCAGGCCGCGATGGCCATCCTGCTCAACGCCGCCGATGCCACGGGTGGTCGCGGGCAGGTCGTGGTGCGCACGCGGGTCGAGGGGAGCTTCGTCGTCGTGGAATTCCAGGATGACGGACCAGGGATTCCGCCGGATGTCCTCCCGAAGGTGTTCGAGCCGTTCTATACCACGAAGGGACCCGCCCGCGGCACCGGGCTCGGCCTCGCCATCTGCTATGGCATCGTCGCCGACCACCAGGGCCGGCTGGACGTGCGCAGCGAGCCCTCGCGCGGTTCGGTGTTCCGGATGGCACTCCCCATCGCTCGCGAGGGACGGACTGCATGAAGCTGCTGGTGGTGGAAGACGACCGTACCGTTGGCCAGTACGTCAAGCGCGGGCTTGAGGAACAGCAATACCTCGCCGACTGGGTCGGGGACGGGGCGGAGGCGCTGCGCCTGATGACGGCGACGGCCTACGACCTGATCATTCTCGACCTGCGCCTGCCGGGGATGACCGGGCTCGAGGTCCTGCGCACCCTGCGGGACCGCGGCCTCACGATGCCGGTGCTGGTGCTGACGGCGCAGGACAGCGTCGAGTTCAAGGTCGACGCGCTGCGGGCCGGCGCCGATGACTACGTCACCAAGCCGTTCGCGTTCGACGAACTGCTCGCGCGGATCGAGGCGATCTCGCGCCGACCCCGCCTCCTCTCCTCGCGATCGCTGCGCGTCGCCGACCTCGAAGTCGACCTCGATGCTCGCGAGGTGCGCCGTGCCGGAACCCTGGTGGAGCTCACGCCGAAGGAGTACGCGGTCCTCGAATACCTGATGCGACACCAGGGTCGCGTCATGTCGCGCACGCTGATCACCGAGTACGCGTGGGACTACCACTTCGACCCCGGCACCAACATCGTCGATGTCGTGATCAATCGCCTGCGGAAGAAGGTCGATGCCGGCGCCACGCAGAAGCTGGTGCACACGGTCCGCGGCGTCGGATACGTCGTGAAGGGCTAGCCTCACGTGCAATCGATCCGGCGCCGGCTCTCCCTCTCCTACGCGCTGGCGCTCACCACGACCCTCGGCGTCTTCGGCGCGGCGCTCTACCTCGACCGGCGCAGCGCGGCGGCCCGGGAACGCGAAGAGCGGGTCGAGACCCGACTGAAGGTCGAGGCGAACTTCGCCGTGTCGTGGCTGGAGCAGCAGTCGCGCATCTATCCGCGCCTGGTGCGCGGGATGCGCCGAATCGGCTCCACCAATCCGGCCGACTCCACCTGGGATCTGCTTCCCGAAATCCGCGGCTACTTCCAGGGGCTCGGGCAGGACTACCTCTTCGTCGCCGATCCCTCGGGCCGCCTGCTCTTCGTGTCGCAGTCCGCCAACGACCTCGAGCCCGCCTCGCTTTCCGCGGTCCGTGACATCCTGATCCGCACGCCCGTCATGTTGCGCTCCGGGCGCCTGCGCCTCACCCCCGACGGCGAGCCGTTCCGCTACTACATGTTGCCGACCGACTCGGTGCGCGAAGTGCGCGCGGTGCTGCTCGCCGCCCGGCCCGACGACTCGACCGGCTATGGGCCGAACGAGTTGCTGATGGCGATGCTGATCGTGGCGCCGCTGATTCTCGTCGCCTCGATCGTCCTCGGCTACTGGCTCGCCGGCCGTGCCCTCCAGCCGATGGACACGATGGTCGAGGAACTGGTCGCGATGCGCGACGGCCGCTCGCTCCACCGCCGCATCGCCGTCCCCCCGGGGCAGGACGAGCTCAGCCGCCTGGCGCAGAACCTCAACGCGATGCTCGACCGCGTCGAGCAGTCCTTCGTCGCGCTCCGGCGCTTCACCGCCGACGCCTCGCACGAGCTCAAGACGCCGCTGATGGTGCTCCGCGCCGGGGTGGAGCGGTCGTTGACCGATCCGCGGACCCCTGCGGAACTGGTGGCCTCGCTCGACGAGACGCTCCGGCAGATCAACCAGATGAGCGACCTGGTCACCAACCTCCTGACGCTCGCGCGGGCGGATGAGGGCCGCTCCTCCCTGGTGCTCCGCCCAGCGGACCTCCGCGGCCTGGTGGCCGAGGCGGGGGAGACGGCGGAAATCCTCGGCGAGCAACAGCGGGTGACGGTGGTCCTGGACCTGCCGGAAGTCGCCGTCGAGGTGCCGGTGGATCCGCCCCGGATGCGCCAGCTGCTGATGAACCTGGTGACCAATGCGGTCAAGTACACGCCGGCTGGCGGCACCGTCACGCTGACCTTGCGAGACCAGCCGGAGGCGGCCATCCTCTCGGTGCAGGACACCGGCATCGGGATCGCGCCCGGCGACCTGGAACACGTCTTCGACCGCTTCTGGCGGGCGGACCCGGCCCGGTCCCGCACCGGTGACCGCCCGGGGACCGGGCTGGGACTCGCCATCGTCAAATGGGTCGCTGAGGCCCACGGCGGGTCCATCCAGGTCCAGAGTCGGCCGGGGAGGGGGAGCACCTTCGTGGTGACCATCCCCAAGCTGGAGCCGAAGGTGCCGTCCCCTGTCCCTGAAGGCGATCGCTAACGCAGTTGTCATTGAATTGTCATCCAGCGGTGACGCGGGTGCGAAGTGACCCCGCGACATTCCCTGCCGAGTCTGTTGGTCCCGCCCCACTTGCGGAGGTTCGTCCGCGTGTTTGAAAACCTGATCGAGTCCAAGCCGAAGAAGGATCGTACCATCGGGCAGACTGCCGTCTCGGTGGTCGTCCACATCTTTCTGGTCCTCGGCGCCGTCAAAGCCACCCAAGGGGCGGCCGAAACGGTGAAGCAGATTCTTGAGGACACCACTGCGGTGTTCATCAAGCCTCCCGAGCCGCCACCGCCGCCGCCACCGGACGAGGTGCCGCCGGACGTCGTGGTGTCGAACAATCCCCCGCCGCAGGGATTCCAGACGATCATGCCGCCGGACAAGATTCCGACGGAGATTCCGCCGGTGAACCTGAACGAGAAGTTTGACGCGAAGGACTTCTCCGGAAAGGGCGTCGAGGGCGGCATCGCCAAGGGCATCATCGGCGGCACCGGCCCCGTGGGCGACATCATCGCCGGCGAGACCTTCACGCAGGACCAGGTCGACGATCCGGTGGCCTACATCGATGGCGCCGACCCGGTCTTCCCGCCGGCCATGCGTGGCGCCGGCATCGCCGGCCGCGTGACGCTGCAGTTCATCGTCGGCACCGACGGGCGGGTCGAGCGGTCGTCCATCAAGGTCATGAGCAGCACGAACAAGGCCTTCGAGGATCCGGCGGTCACCGCGATCAGCCGGGCCCGCTTCAAGCCGGCCAAGATGCGCGGTCAGGCCGTGCGCCAGCTGGTCCAGCAGTCAATCGCATTCGATATCCGCTGACGGCGCTTCACGCCGCAGGAACCCAGGGCCGCGCCGTCGCGGCCAGTCATCCACCCGGAAGAGGTTGAGCGATGAATACGTCACTCCTGAAGCTCTGGTCAGACGCGGGCTACTTCGCCAAAGGCATCGTCATCTTGCTGGCGATCATGTCCGTCTACTCCCTGACGATCACGATCCAGAAGCTGATCAAGATCAAGAAGAGCGAGGCCGCGACCCGCAAGTTTGCGCCGCAGTTCTCCCGCGCGATCCAGGAAGAGAACATCGAGCAGGCCATCACCATGGCCGAGAAGAACAAGGACAGCCACGTCGCCCGCGTCCTCGGCGGCGCCCTGGCCGAAGTGAAGCCGCTCCTGCGTGACCGCGCGACGATCACCGCCGCCGACATCAACTCGGCCGAGCGTGCGGTCGAGCGGCAGATGATGATCACCCTCGCCGAGTTCAAGCGTGGCTCGGGCGTGCTCGGCACGGTCGGGTCGACCGCGCCGTTCGTCGGGCTGCTCGGCACCACGATGGGTATCGTCAACGCCTTCCAGGCGATGAGCGCCGGCGGCGCGTCGGGCGGCCTCGCGGGCATCGGCGCCGGTATCGCCGAGGCGCTGATCACGACGGCCTTCGGCCTCATGGTCGCCATCCCGGCCGTGTGGGCGTACAACTACTTCACCACCAAGATCGAGAACCTCGCCGTCGAGATGACCTACACCTCGAAGGAGCTCATTGACTACCTGATCAAGAGCGTGGGGGCCGAGTTCGGACGCTCGATCTTCACGAAGGAGTTCCAGGCCCAGAAGGCGGTGAGTGGCAGTGGCCATATCCACGGGTAGCAAAGGCAGCGTCAATGCGGAGATCAACGTCACGCCGATGATCGACGTGATGCTGGTCCTCCTCATCATCTTCATGATCGTGACGCCGGTGCTCGAGTCGGGCTTCACCGCCCGCATGCCGAGTGGCGCGAACGTGAAGCCGGCGCCCGAAGAGGAGAACGAGGTCACCCTCGGTCTGGACGTTGCCGGTGGCTATTTCATCGACGGCAAGTCGATCGACAAGGAGAAGGCCGAGGCCCAGCTCACGTCGATCTTCGCGGCCCGGACCGAGGACAAGATCCTCTACTTCAAGGCCGACGCGGGCCTGAAGTACTCCAAGGTGCAGGAAGCGGTGGAAATGGCGCGCCGGGCCGGTGCCCGCGTGCTGGTGGCGATCACGGACCGCAACGGCGGCCTCATGTCAGAGGAGAAATAGCCATGGCGATGTCAACGGGCGGAGGCGGCGACGTCACCTCCGACATCAACGTGACGCCGATGATCGACGTGCTCCTCGTGCTGCTGATCATCTTCATGATCGTGCAGGCGCTGAAGCGGGCGGCCATCGACATCCAGATTCCACCGATCGAGACCGGGGCGAAGTCCAATGCCCCGAGCACCCAGATCGTGCTCGAGCTCCGCGATGACGGCAGCTATGTCATCAACGGGCAGGCCCCGACCCCGAAGGCGCAGCTCGACCGCAAGTTCCACGAGATCTACGATCAGCGTCCGGCGAAGCTGCTCTTCGTGAAGCCGGGTCAGAATCGAGTCTATGCCGACATCATCGAGGCGATTGACATCGCACGCGGTGCCGGGGTCGCGGTGGTGGGTTTC harbors:
- a CDS encoding HAMP domain-containing protein, whose amino-acid sequence is MQSIRRRLSLSYALALTTTLGVFGAALYLDRRSAAAREREERVETRLKVEANFAVSWLEQQSRIYPRLVRGMRRIGSTNPADSTWDLLPEIRGYFQGLGQDYLFVADPSGRLLFVSQSANDLEPASLSAVRDILIRTPVMLRSGRLRLTPDGEPFRYYMLPTDSVREVRAVLLAARPDDSTGYGPNELLMAMLIVAPLILVASIVLGYWLAGRALQPMDTMVEELVAMRDGRSLHRRIAVPPGQDELSRLAQNLNAMLDRVEQSFVALRRFTADASHELKTPLMVLRAGVERSLTDPRTPAELVASLDETLRQINQMSDLVTNLLTLARADEGRSSLVLRPADLRGLVAEAGETAEILGEQQRVTVVLDLPEVAVEVPVDPPRMRQLLMNLVTNAVKYTPAGGTVTLTLRDQPEAAILSVQDTGIGIAPGDLEHVFDRFWRADPARSRTGDRPGTGLGLAIVKWVAEAHGGSIQVQSRPGRGSTFVVTIPKLEPKVPSPVPEGDR
- a CDS encoding energy transducer TonB, with product MFENLIESKPKKDRTIGQTAVSVVVHIFLVLGAVKATQGAAETVKQILEDTTAVFIKPPEPPPPPPPDEVPPDVVVSNNPPPQGFQTIMPPDKIPTEIPPVNLNEKFDAKDFSGKGVEGGIAKGIIGGTGPVGDIIAGETFTQDQVDDPVAYIDGADPVFPPAMRGAGIAGRVTLQFIVGTDGRVERSSIKVMSSTNKAFEDPAVTAISRARFKPAKMRGQAVRQLVQQSIAFDIR
- a CDS encoding MotA/TolQ/ExbB proton channel family protein — protein: MNTSLLKLWSDAGYFAKGIVILLAIMSVYSLTITIQKLIKIKKSEAATRKFAPQFSRAIQEENIEQAITMAEKNKDSHVARVLGGALAEVKPLLRDRATITAADINSAERAVERQMMITLAEFKRGSGVLGTVGSTAPFVGLLGTTMGIVNAFQAMSAGGASGGLAGIGAGIAEALITTAFGLMVAIPAVWAYNYFTTKIENLAVEMTYTSKELIDYLIKSVGAEFGRSIFTKEFQAQKAVSGSGHIHG
- a CDS encoding biopolymer transporter ExbD, which encodes MAISTGSKGSVNAEINVTPMIDVMLVLLIIFMIVTPVLESGFTARMPSGANVKPAPEEENEVTLGLDVAGGYFIDGKSIDKEKAEAQLTSIFAARTEDKILYFKADAGLKYSKVQEAVEMARRAGARVLVAITDRNGGLMSEEK
- a CDS encoding biopolymer transporter ExbD; amino-acid sequence: MAMSTGGGGDVTSDINVTPMIDVLLVLLIIFMIVQALKRAAIDIQIPPIETGAKSNAPSTQIVLELRDDGSYVINGQAPTPKAQLDRKFHEIYDQRPAKLLFVKPGQNRVYADIIEAIDIARGAGVAVVGFTPIESNAN